Proteins co-encoded in one Malus sylvestris chromosome 9, drMalSylv7.2, whole genome shotgun sequence genomic window:
- the LOC126582537 gene encoding homeobox-leucine zipper protein GLABRA 2-like yields the protein MGVDMSNNPPTSRTKDFFASPALSLSLAGIFRDAGAAAVASREVEEGDEGSGGGGSAAVGSVRRREDTAEISSENSGPARSRSEDEFDGEGEHDEDDADGDNKNKKKKRKKYHRHTTEQIREMEALFKESPHPDEKQRQQLSKQLGLAPRQVKFWFQNRRTQIKAIQERHENSLLKGEMEKLRDENKAMREQINKSCCPNCGTATTSRDATLTTEEQQLRIENARLKSEVEKLRAALVKYPPGSSSPSCSAGQDQENRSSLDFYTGIFGIEKSRMMEIVNQAMEELKKMATAGEPLWIRSVETGREILNYDEYIKEFNIEVPGNARPKRSIEASRETGVVFVDLPRLVHSFMDENQWKEMFPCMISKAATVDVINNGEGDNRNGAVQLMFAELQMLTPLVPTREVYFVRCCKQLSPEQWAIVDVSIDKVEDSIDASLVKCRKRPSGCIIEDESNGHCKVIWVEHLECQKSTIQTMYRTIVNSSLAFGARHWVATLQLQCERLVFFMATNVPMKDSTGVATLAGRKSILKLAQRMTTSFCRAIGASSYHTWTKISSKTGDDIRIASRKNLNDPGEPLGVIMCAVSSVWLPISPHVLFDFLRDETRRNEWDIMLNGGPAQTIANLSKGQDRGNAVTIQSMKSKEKSMWILQDTCINSYESMVVYAPVDTTGMQSVMTGCGASNIAILPSGFSILPDGLESRPMVITSRQEDRSSEGGTLLTAAFQVLTNSSPTAKLTMESVESANTLISCTLRNIKTSLQCEDG from the exons ATGGGCGTCGACATGTCTAACAATCCACCAACTTCTCGCACCAAGGACTTCTTTGCTTCCCCagccctctccctctccctc GCTGGGATTTTTCGTGATGCTGGGGCGGCGGCCGTGGCAAGCAGGGAGGTGGAGGAAGGAGATGAGGGCAGCGGTGGAGGCGGAAGCGCAGCTGTAGGCAGTGTTCGCCGGAGAGAAGACACAGCGGAGATTAGCAGCGAGAACTCCGGGCCAGCAAGGTCGAGATCAGAAGATGAATTTGACGGAGAAGGAGAGCATGACGAAGATGATGCTGATGGAGacaacaagaacaagaagaagaagaggaaaaagtaCCATAGGCACACCACTGAGCAAATCCGAGAAATGGAAGC GTTGTTCAAAGAATCACCACATCCTGATGAGAAGCAAAGGCAGCAACTGAGCAAGCAATTAGGCCTTGCTCCAAGGCAGGTCAAATTTTGGTTTCAGAATCGTCGAACCCAAATCAAG GCTATACAAGAACGCCATGAAAATTCTCTGTTGAAAGGCGAAATGGAGAAACTCCGCGACGAAAATAAGGCAATGAGGGAGCAGATAAACAAATCTTGCTGCCCCAACTGTGGCACTGCAACCACTAGCCGGGATGCCACCCTCACGACCGAGGAGCAACAACTGCGAATCGAAAATGCCAGACTCAAATCCGAG GTCGAAAAACTCAGAGCAGCTCTTGTAAAATACCCTCCCGGGTCATCCTCTCCTTCCTGCTCCGCTGGCCAAGACCAGGAGAATAGAAGCTCTTTGGATTTCTACACTGGAATATTCGGAATTGAGAAGTCGAGGATGATGGAGATAGTGAATCAAGCAATGGAAGAGCTTAAGAAGATGGCTACTGCAGGGGAACCACTCTGGATTCGGAGTGTGGAGACTGGCCGTGAGATACTTAATTACGATGAGTACATCaaagagttcaacattgaagTTCCTGGCAATGCGCGGCCAAAGAGATCCATTGAGGCCTCCAGAGAGACCGGGGTGGTGTTTGTGGATCTTCCGCGACTAGTTCACAGTTTCATGGATGAG AATCAATGGAAGGAAATGTTTCCATGCATGATCTCAAAGGCGGCAACTGTTGATGTTATTAACAATGGTGAAGGAGACAATAGAAATGGTGCAGTACAATTG ATGTTTGCAGAGCTGCAAATGCTTACGCCCTTGGTTCCCACTAGAGAAGTGTACTTCGTTAGATGTTGCAAGCAATTGAGTCCTGAACAATGGGCTATTGTTGATGTTTCGATTGACAAAGTCGAAGATAGCATAGATGCGTCCTTGGTGAAATGCAGGAAGCGTCCCTCTGGCTGCATCATTGAGGACGAATCAAATGGCCACTGCAAG GTGATCTGGGTGGAGCACCTAGAATGCCAGAAGAGCACAATTCAGACCATGTACCGCACCATTGTCAACAGCAGTCTAGCATTTGGAGCAAGACATTGGGTAGCAACGCTGCAACTGCAATGCGAACGACTTGTTTTCTTCATGGCAACCAATGTTCCCATGAAGGATTCAACCG GTGTGGCCACCCTTGCTGGGAGAAAAAGCATTCTAAAATTGGCACAAAGAATGACAACGAGCTTTTGTCGTGCAATCGGAGCATCAAGCTACCATACCTGGACTAAGATCTCAAGCAAAACAGGGGACGACATAAGAATTGCCTCCAGAAAGAACTTGAACGACCCAGGAGAGCCTCTTGGTGTGATTATGTGTGCTGTTTCTTCAGTATGGCTGCCCATCTCTCCTCATGTGCTCTTCGATTTCTTAAGAGACGAGACTCGCAGGAATGAG TGGGACATTATGTTAAATGGAGGACCAGCTCAAACAATTGCAAACCTATCCAAAGGACAAGATCGTGGCAATGCTGTTACAATCCAG AGCATGAAATCAAAAGAGAAAAGCATGTGGATACTACAAGATACCTGCATAAACTCTTACGAGTCAATGGTGGTCTACGCTCCAGTGGATACCACTGGAATGCAGTCCGTGATGACAGGATGCGGCGCGAGCAACATCGCCATATTGCCTTCAGGGTTCTCGATTCTTCCTGATGGGCTGGAGTCGAGGCCGATGGTCATCACATCCAGGCAAGAAGACAGGAGCAGTGAAGGAGGAACTCTGCTGACAGCAGCATTTCAAGTCTTGACAAATTCCTCCCCCACAGCCAAGCTAACAATGGAGTCTGTGGAGTCTGCCAACACACTAATATCATGTACCTTGAGAAATATTAAAACAAGCTTGCAGTGTGAGGATGGCTGA
- the LOC126583304 gene encoding photosystem I reaction center subunit VI-2, chloroplastic, with amino-acid sequence MASLATLAAVQPAAINGLGGSSLTGTKLVVKPTRQSIRTKNIRNGAVVAKYGDKSVYFDLEDLGNTTGKWDLYGSDAPSPYNPLQSKFFETFAAPFTKRGLLLKFLILGGASTIAYLSATASDDILPIKKGPQLPPKLGPRGKI; translated from the exons ATGGCATCTTTGGCAACCCTAGCAGCTGTTCAACCTGCAGCCATTAACGGCCTCGGCGGAAGCTCCCTCACCGGAACAAAGCTCGTTGTGAAGCCCACTCGCCAGAGCATCAGAACCAAAAATATCAG GAATGGTGCTGTGGTGGCCAAGTACGGAGACAAGAGCGTCTACTTTGACCTTGAGGATCTGGGCAACACCACGGGGAAGTGGGACTTGTATGGTTCGGATGCGCCCTCACCTTACAACCCTCTTCAG AGCAAGTTCTTTGAGACATTTGCTGCTCCATTCACCAAGAGAGGCTTACTCCTCAAGTTCTTGATATTGGGAGGAGCTTCCACCATTGCCTACCTTAGTGCCACTGCCTCCGATGACATTCTACCAATCAAGAAGGGCCCACAACTTCCACCCAAGTTGGGGCCACGTGGCAAGATCTAA
- the LOC126583303 gene encoding rop guanine nucleotide exchange factor 12-like isoform X1 — translation MVRALEEEEEEDYKSRLYHFKGMYENTGRHAKSLSIESATALEFQDDDKKASSRSSNGAQGTKSRLSKEEAAAREAREKQQQTDMEQMKERFAKLLLGEDMSGGGKGVSSALALSNAITNLAASVFGEQTRLEPMSADRKKRWRKEIDWLLCVSDYIVEFVPSQQKGKDGTNMEIMVTRQRTDLHMNIPALRKLDAMLIQDCLDNFQAKQEFYYVSKDADEKEKGTAKRKDDKWWLPTPKVPPNGLSDAARKFIQYQKDCVNQVLKAAMAINAQVLTEMEIPENYIESLPKNGRASLGDSIYRSITVDFFDPDQFLCSMDLSSEHKILDLKNKMEASMVIWKRKMNQKDGKSGWGSAVSLEKRELFEERAETILLLLKQRFPGIPQSSLDISKIQYNEDVGQAILESYSRILESLAFTVLSRIEDVLYADFATQNPSHVACKRPYLGNATVETSPDRSSKEENAGGETPGSMTLLDFMGWGVVQSETEPKKDPDAADEGKDSCEIKHPHIQKIANIVTNKKVSYLETLGGLRSPTARH, via the exons ATGGTTCGGGcgctcgaagaagaagaagaagaggattaCAAGTCTAGATTGTATCATTTCAAGGGAATGTATGAGAATACCGGAAGGCATGCAAAGAGCTTGAGCATCGAGAGTGCTACCGCCTTAGAGTTTCAGGATGATGATAAGAAGGCTTCATCGAGAAGTAGTAATGGAGCTCAAGGCACTAAATCAAGGTTGAGCAAAGAGGAAGCCGCCGCTAGAGAAGCCAGAGAAAAGCAACAGCAAACAG ATATGGAACAGATGAAGGAGAGGTTCGCCAAATTGCTTCTGGGTGAAGATATGTCCGGTGGAGGTAAGGGCGTTTCGTCAGCGTTGGCATTGTCGAATGCTATTACGAATCTTGCCG CTTCTGTTTTTGGGGAACAAACTCGCCTAGAACCCATGTCCGCCGACAGGAAAAAGAGGTGGAGAAAAGAAATAGATTGGTTATTATGTGTCAGCGATTACATAGTTGAATTTGTTCCTTCACAACAGAAAGGCAAGGATGGAACTAACATGGAG ATCATGGTGACTCGGCAACGAACAGATCTTCACATGAACATCCCTGCGCTGCGTAAGCTCGATGCAATGCTTATT CAGGATTGTCTAGATAACTTCCAAGCAAAGCAAGAGTTCTATTATGTATCCAAAGATGCCGATGAGAAAGAGAAAGGAACTGCAAAGAGAAAAGATGACAAATGGTGGCTACCTACTCCTAAAGTTCCACCAAATGGTTTATCAGATGCCGCACGAAAGTTCATACAGTATCAAAAAGATTGCGTCAACCAAGTGCTTAAAGCAGCTATGGCCATCAATGCTCAAGTTTTAACAGAAATGGAGATTCCCGAAAACTACATTGAATCCCTCCCCAAG AATGGGAGGGCAAGTCTTGGTGACTCAATTTACCGGAGCATTACAGTTGATTTCTTTGATCCTGACCAATTTCTTTGCAGCATGGACTTATCATCAGAGCACAAAATTCTAGACCTCAAGAACAAAATGGAGGCTTCCATGGTGATATGGAAGAGAAAGATGAACCAAAAAGATGGGAAATCGGGTTGGGGCTCTGCAGTGAGCTTGGAGAAGAGAGAACTTTTTGAAGAGAGAGCAGAGACAATCTTACTCCTCCTCAAGCAGAGGTTCCCTGGAATCCCTCAATCGTCACTTGACATTAGTAAAATCCAATACAACGAG GATGTTGGACAGGCTATTCTGGAGAGCTATTCAAGAATACTAGAAAGCTTGGCCTTCACAGTTTTGTCGCGGATTGAAGATGTACTATATGCTGATTTTGCTACTCAGAATCCATCACATGTAGCTTGTAAACGGCCCTATTTAGGAAACGCTACAGTTGAAACTTCTCCGGATAGGTCTTCAAAGGAAGAAAATGCCGGTGGGGAGACACCCGGTTCAATGACACTGTTGGATTTCATGGGTTGGGGCGTGGTTCAATCTGAGACCGAGCCAAAAAAGGACCCGGATGCTGCAGATGAAGGCAAAGACTCTTGTGAGATTAAGCATCCACATATACAGAAGATTGCAAACATAGTGACCAACAAGAAGGTTTCCTATCTAGAGACCTTGGGTGGATTGAGAAGTCCAACGGCACGCCACTAA
- the LOC126583303 gene encoding rop guanine nucleotide exchange factor 12-like isoform X2: MVRALEEEEEEDYKSRLYHFKGMYENTGRHAKSLSIESATALEFQDDDKKASSRSSNGAQGTKSRLSKEEAAAREAREKQQQTDMEQMKERFAKLLLGEDMSGGGKGVSSALALSNAITNLAASVFGEQTRLEPMSADRKKRWRKEIDWLLCVSDYIVEFVPSQQKGKDGTNMEIMVTRQRTDLHMNIPALRKLDAMLIDCLDNFQAKQEFYYVSKDADEKEKGTAKRKDDKWWLPTPKVPPNGLSDAARKFIQYQKDCVNQVLKAAMAINAQVLTEMEIPENYIESLPKNGRASLGDSIYRSITVDFFDPDQFLCSMDLSSEHKILDLKNKMEASMVIWKRKMNQKDGKSGWGSAVSLEKRELFEERAETILLLLKQRFPGIPQSSLDISKIQYNEDVGQAILESYSRILESLAFTVLSRIEDVLYADFATQNPSHVACKRPYLGNATVETSPDRSSKEENAGGETPGSMTLLDFMGWGVVQSETEPKKDPDAADEGKDSCEIKHPHIQKIANIVTNKKVSYLETLGGLRSPTARH; encoded by the exons ATGGTTCGGGcgctcgaagaagaagaagaagaggattaCAAGTCTAGATTGTATCATTTCAAGGGAATGTATGAGAATACCGGAAGGCATGCAAAGAGCTTGAGCATCGAGAGTGCTACCGCCTTAGAGTTTCAGGATGATGATAAGAAGGCTTCATCGAGAAGTAGTAATGGAGCTCAAGGCACTAAATCAAGGTTGAGCAAAGAGGAAGCCGCCGCTAGAGAAGCCAGAGAAAAGCAACAGCAAACAG ATATGGAACAGATGAAGGAGAGGTTCGCCAAATTGCTTCTGGGTGAAGATATGTCCGGTGGAGGTAAGGGCGTTTCGTCAGCGTTGGCATTGTCGAATGCTATTACGAATCTTGCCG CTTCTGTTTTTGGGGAACAAACTCGCCTAGAACCCATGTCCGCCGACAGGAAAAAGAGGTGGAGAAAAGAAATAGATTGGTTATTATGTGTCAGCGATTACATAGTTGAATTTGTTCCTTCACAACAGAAAGGCAAGGATGGAACTAACATGGAG ATCATGGTGACTCGGCAACGAACAGATCTTCACATGAACATCCCTGCGCTGCGTAAGCTCGATGCAATGCTTATT GATTGTCTAGATAACTTCCAAGCAAAGCAAGAGTTCTATTATGTATCCAAAGATGCCGATGAGAAAGAGAAAGGAACTGCAAAGAGAAAAGATGACAAATGGTGGCTACCTACTCCTAAAGTTCCACCAAATGGTTTATCAGATGCCGCACGAAAGTTCATACAGTATCAAAAAGATTGCGTCAACCAAGTGCTTAAAGCAGCTATGGCCATCAATGCTCAAGTTTTAACAGAAATGGAGATTCCCGAAAACTACATTGAATCCCTCCCCAAG AATGGGAGGGCAAGTCTTGGTGACTCAATTTACCGGAGCATTACAGTTGATTTCTTTGATCCTGACCAATTTCTTTGCAGCATGGACTTATCATCAGAGCACAAAATTCTAGACCTCAAGAACAAAATGGAGGCTTCCATGGTGATATGGAAGAGAAAGATGAACCAAAAAGATGGGAAATCGGGTTGGGGCTCTGCAGTGAGCTTGGAGAAGAGAGAACTTTTTGAAGAGAGAGCAGAGACAATCTTACTCCTCCTCAAGCAGAGGTTCCCTGGAATCCCTCAATCGTCACTTGACATTAGTAAAATCCAATACAACGAG GATGTTGGACAGGCTATTCTGGAGAGCTATTCAAGAATACTAGAAAGCTTGGCCTTCACAGTTTTGTCGCGGATTGAAGATGTACTATATGCTGATTTTGCTACTCAGAATCCATCACATGTAGCTTGTAAACGGCCCTATTTAGGAAACGCTACAGTTGAAACTTCTCCGGATAGGTCTTCAAAGGAAGAAAATGCCGGTGGGGAGACACCCGGTTCAATGACACTGTTGGATTTCATGGGTTGGGGCGTGGTTCAATCTGAGACCGAGCCAAAAAAGGACCCGGATGCTGCAGATGAAGGCAAAGACTCTTGTGAGATTAAGCATCCACATATACAGAAGATTGCAAACATAGTGACCAACAAGAAGGTTTCCTATCTAGAGACCTTGGGTGGATTGAGAAGTCCAACGGCACGCCACTAA
- the LOC126634471 gene encoding uncharacterized protein LOC126634471, which translates to MSGPSDRRFDLNLGEETATPSPDNIWRPSFISPTGPLTVGDSVMKNDMTAAVVARNLLTPKDNRLLSKRSDELAVKDSLALSVQCAGSVSNMAQRLFARTRQVESLAAEVMSLKQEIRGLKHENKQLHRLAHDYATNMKRKLDQMKESDGKVLLDHQRFVGLFQRHLLPSSSGAVPGNEASNDEPPMPPPSGVLSSTEAPDNHPPVLSLSGALPTAETSPKQPL; encoded by the coding sequence atgtctggaccctccgaccgtcgttttgacttgaaccttggagaagagacagccacgccttctccagacaacatatggcgcccatccttcatatcccctactggtcctcttaccgttggggattctgtgatgaagaatgatatgaccgctgcagtggtggccaggaaccttctcactcccaaagataatagactactttccaaacggtctgatgagttggctgttaaggactctctggctcttagtgttcagtgtgcaggttctgtgtctaatatggcccaacgcctatttgctagaacccgccaagttgaatcattggctgctgaagtgatgagtctcaaacaggagattagagggctcaagcatgagaataagcagttgcaccggctcgcccatgactatgctacaaacatgaagaggaagcttgaccagatgaaggaatctgatggtaaggttttacttgatcatcagcggtttgtgggtttgttccaaaggcatttattgccttcgtcctctggggctgtacctggtaatgaagcttcaaatgatgaacctccaatgcctcctccttctggggttttgtcaagtactgaggctccggataaccaccctccggtgctttctctttctggggctctaccgactgctgagacttcccctaagcaacctttgtga